A genomic window from Luteolibacter sp. LG18 includes:
- a CDS encoding MBL fold metallo-hydrolase, producing MRFAVLGSGSSGNSTVIEAGGTRLLVDAGLSAKQLVTRLKSIGLDPGSFHGILLTHEHGDHIRGLRVLLKQMPVPIYATAATARVVKDTGIEGATWRVFDAGQPFRVGSFDIEAFAIQHDAVDPVGFVFHHEEHRFGLLSDAGFVTRGMVDRLRGVHGLFVEANYDDHLLEMDTKRPWSTKQRISSRHGHLSNAQAAALVEELAHPGLRRIVLGHLSQDCNHPDVAISAIRGSLEKAGHGHVELHCACSEVSPWWSLREEPRFSLEFCD from the coding sequence ATGCGGTTCGCGGTGCTGGGGAGCGGAAGTTCGGGAAACTCGACGGTGATCGAGGCGGGAGGCACGCGCCTGCTGGTGGATGCCGGTCTGAGCGCGAAGCAGTTGGTGACCCGCCTGAAATCGATCGGTCTCGATCCCGGTTCCTTCCACGGCATCCTGTTGACCCACGAGCATGGCGACCATATCCGCGGCCTGCGGGTGCTGCTCAAGCAGATGCCAGTGCCGATCTACGCCACCGCCGCCACGGCGCGGGTGGTGAAGGACACGGGTATCGAGGGCGCGACCTGGCGGGTGTTCGATGCCGGCCAGCCGTTCCGGGTTGGATCCTTTGATATTGAGGCTTTTGCGATCCAGCACGACGCCGTCGACCCGGTGGGGTTCGTGTTCCATCATGAGGAGCACCGCTTCGGTCTGCTCAGCGATGCGGGGTTCGTGACCCGCGGCATGGTCGACCGCCTGCGCGGCGTGCACGGGCTGTTCGTGGAGGCGAATTACGACGATCACCTGTTGGAAATGGATACAAAACGCCCGTGGTCCACGAAACAGCGGATCAGCTCGCGCCACGGCCATCTTTCGAACGCCCAGGCCGCCGCGCTGGTGGAGGAACTGGCTCATCCCGGCCTGCGCCGGATCGTACTGGGCCACCTGAGCCAGGACTGCAATCATCCGGATGTGGCCATTTCCGCGATCCGTGGCTCGCTGGAGAAGGCCGGACACGGCCATGTGGAGCTCCATTGCGCGTGCAGCGAGGTTTCGCCCTGGTGGTCGCTGCGGGAGGAGCCGCGGTTCTCGCTGGAGTTCTGCGATTGA
- a CDS encoding M81 family metallopeptidase, with amino-acid sequence MYRIAIGGIAIESCTFSPLTSGMEDFLVLRGEEMQARYPFMPEWKFQGRGDIEWFPILQAKAIPGGPVRAEVYQALKDELLEGIRAVLPLDGFYFDIHGAMNVVGRDDAEADLARAIREVVGDQCLITTGMDLHGNVTPELVERVDLFTAYREAPHIDYLETREKACRLLLECLDHGIRPVRAWARIPVGLPGERTSTFVEPGRSVYQTLKLSDVRPGILDASLWVGYVWADEPRTSATVVVTGTDETACREEAVRIARVYWEARHDFNFCVEAHDADTCIAKAAALGRKSVFISDSGDNPTAGGAGDIPTFIGRLLAHPDFASGKATAIYASVPDAEAVRVCYDAGVGARVRVSLGGKLDPVHAVPLALEGEVAFLSPDDVVGGDLAVLRVGGVNVILTSRRKPFHVIREFTRLGLDPAEHELTVVKIGYLEPELHAAASHAFLALTDGAVNQDIPRLAFKRIRRPFYPLDDGFDPGEFEVALLRS; translated from the coding sequence ATGTACCGTATCGCCATCGGCGGCATCGCCATTGAAAGCTGCACGTTCTCGCCGCTGACCAGCGGCATGGAGGATTTCCTGGTGCTCCGCGGGGAGGAGATGCAGGCCCGCTATCCGTTCATGCCGGAATGGAAGTTCCAAGGCCGCGGGGACATCGAGTGGTTTCCGATTCTCCAGGCAAAGGCCATCCCCGGCGGACCAGTGCGGGCGGAGGTCTATCAGGCGTTGAAGGACGAACTGCTTGAAGGCATCCGCGCGGTGTTGCCCTTGGATGGATTCTACTTCGACATCCACGGCGCGATGAACGTGGTCGGCAGGGACGACGCGGAGGCCGATCTGGCACGCGCGATCCGCGAGGTGGTGGGGGACCAGTGCCTCATCACCACGGGCATGGACCTGCATGGCAATGTCACTCCGGAGCTGGTGGAGCGGGTGGATCTTTTCACCGCCTACCGCGAGGCCCCGCACATCGATTACCTGGAGACTCGGGAGAAGGCGTGCCGCCTGCTGTTGGAGTGTCTGGATCATGGCATCCGGCCGGTGCGGGCGTGGGCGCGGATTCCGGTGGGCTTGCCGGGAGAAAGGACGAGCACGTTCGTGGAACCGGGCCGCAGTGTCTATCAGACGCTGAAGCTGTCCGATGTCCGCCCGGGGATTCTCGATGCCTCGCTGTGGGTTGGTTACGTGTGGGCGGATGAACCGCGCACCTCGGCCACGGTGGTGGTGACCGGCACGGACGAAACGGCATGCCGCGAGGAGGCGGTGCGGATCGCGCGGGTGTATTGGGAAGCGCGGCACGATTTCAACTTCTGCGTGGAGGCGCACGATGCCGACACGTGCATCGCCAAGGCGGCGGCGCTCGGGCGAAAATCGGTGTTCATCAGCGATTCGGGCGACAACCCCACGGCGGGTGGGGCGGGGGACATTCCGACCTTCATCGGACGGTTGCTCGCGCATCCGGATTTCGCCTCAGGCAAGGCCACCGCGATTTACGCGAGCGTGCCGGACGCGGAGGCGGTGCGGGTTTGCTACGATGCGGGTGTAGGTGCCCGGGTGAGGGTTTCGCTCGGCGGCAAGCTCGATCCAGTCCACGCGGTGCCACTGGCGTTGGAGGGGGAGGTGGCGTTTCTTTCTCCCGATGATGTCGTGGGTGGCGATCTCGCGGTGCTGAGGGTGGGCGGCGTGAACGTCATCCTCACCAGCCGCCGCAAGCCGTTCCACGTGATCCGCGAGTTCACCCGCCTGGGCCTTGATCCGGCGGAGCACGAGTTGACAGTGGTGAAGATTGGCTATCTGGAGCCGGAGCTTCATGCCGCGGCGAGCCACGCCTTTCTGGCGCTGACGGATGGCGCGGTGAACCAGGATATCCCGAGGCTGGCGTTCAAGCGCATCCGGCGGCCGTTCTATCCGCTGGATGATGGGTTTGATCCGGGGGAGTTCGAGGTGGCTCTTCTGAGGAGTTGA
- a CDS encoding copper homeostasis protein CutC has product MKLEICIDSVESAVAAERAGAIRVELCAGLMEGGITPSAGMIRAVRQRVSLGLMVIIRPRGGDFLYDDTEMEVMLEDIAVARKLGVDGIVIGALLADGRVDEEKIRTLIEAAGPLQVTFHRAFDVSRDPFESLDALASLGVHRILTSGQEASVLEGADLIRGLVKAAGERLVILPGGGITPRNIAKIAALTEASEFHLSCRRTVDSGMTWRNHRPAMGAALYPPEFSRKVADEAAIRGILSGNS; this is encoded by the coding sequence GTGAAGTTGGAAATTTGCATCGATTCGGTGGAGAGTGCCGTGGCCGCGGAGCGGGCCGGGGCGATCCGGGTGGAACTTTGTGCCGGATTGATGGAGGGGGGCATCACGCCGAGCGCGGGCATGATCCGCGCGGTACGCCAGCGGGTGTCGCTGGGGCTGATGGTGATCATCCGTCCGCGGGGCGGGGATTTCCTCTACGACGATACCGAGATGGAGGTGATGCTGGAGGACATCGCGGTGGCCCGGAAACTCGGTGTGGACGGGATCGTGATCGGGGCTCTGCTGGCGGACGGACGCGTGGATGAGGAGAAGATCCGGACCTTGATCGAGGCGGCGGGTCCGCTGCAGGTGACTTTCCACCGCGCCTTCGATGTCTCCCGCGATCCATTCGAATCGCTCGATGCCCTGGCATCGCTCGGCGTCCACCGCATTCTTACCTCCGGTCAGGAAGCCAGCGTGCTGGAAGGCGCGGACTTGATCCGGGGGCTGGTGAAGGCCGCCGGTGAGCGCCTTGTCATTTTGCCCGGTGGTGGGATCACGCCGCGGAACATCGCGAAAATCGCCGCTCTCACGGAAGCGTCCGAGTTCCATCTGAGCTGCCGCCGCACCGTGGACAGCGGCATGACGTGGCGGAACCACCGCCCCGCGATGGGCGCGGCGCTCTATCCGCCCGAGTTCTCCCGCAAGGTCGCCGATGAAGCCGCGATCCGTGGCATTCTTTCCGGGAACTCCTGA
- a CDS encoding AsmA-like C-terminal region-containing protein, translated as MTRLHFFRNLRTAILLLMVCTVVAAVGGLWWANATGLPEEWRQRIEHELAKQGLNVSVASLSYQPFHGGLVATEIRIFSDESCTRQISRVERVAIDFDKSRLARGELKLTKFEIKDGRLDLPVDPANPNGEMLEASHVNATIAMPGGRVLELRDANGQVEGIDVAVTARILGYRPALSSQADDDPNRKARLEILKRCLDEARNWKFDDKERPKISIAIDGDFADRSTLHGRVKFNATNVERGGHTLQKVSADAEWTGTLLTVTSLKASDRRGELEGRVDYDLVGREGRFGLSSGLDVPRLLRSWFGVSSIRDVTFAGEQRVEGNGTFKLVDDGPPEVKVTGSTACKALMIRGVAFDSFASDFSWSKGNLFMRDIKVMRRDGQLTGKMLLQDKYIRVAMRTNFPFAVARPFFVGQPFGRVLNDFAENDHTKLDANLEFGWDLENPMSWVVSGHGKVENCTYRGTPFLLAETDLDLSHSQLDFQNGSVIFDYRNYALQHAHDGARTGALKVRQVRYDSDADTVAISNVDGNFWPAPLVRMFARGIAEDLEQYRFHQPPNLQCSGLVDTVGKGRTDLKIAFKTNAPANYEFIGKDLLLESPSANVRIQNEKVVVDNLAFRTFGGPVAGTITRMPGREAGLSGEFSWTKLSFNDVGALYGFDPKGGGLLTGRLEFTCGTNGVEHLNGRGLIGLEKGELFSVPIFGPLSPLISGILGGRVGFQKATGAFCTFTIRDGVMRTNDFRTGTSSLAFSGDARIDLDKVTLDMTMRMNARGLLGVLTLPLRPFYGLFQFHGSGPLKNPEWRNVMFTSPPEDQKDALMNPPKATIIQEPERLEKR; from the coding sequence ATGACCCGGCTCCATTTCTTCCGCAACCTCCGCACGGCGATCCTGCTGCTGATGGTCTGCACCGTCGTGGCCGCGGTCGGCGGCCTATGGTGGGCGAATGCCACCGGGCTGCCGGAGGAATGGCGCCAGCGGATCGAACACGAACTGGCGAAACAGGGGCTGAATGTCAGCGTCGCCAGCCTCAGCTATCAACCCTTCCACGGTGGCCTGGTCGCCACCGAAATCCGCATTTTCTCGGATGAAAGCTGCACCCGCCAGATTTCCCGGGTCGAACGGGTGGCCATCGACTTTGACAAAAGCCGCCTCGCCCGCGGCGAACTGAAGCTAACCAAGTTCGAGATCAAGGACGGCCGCCTCGATCTCCCGGTCGACCCCGCGAACCCCAATGGCGAGATGCTGGAGGCCAGCCACGTCAATGCCACCATCGCCATGCCCGGCGGCCGCGTCCTGGAACTCCGGGATGCCAACGGGCAGGTCGAGGGCATCGACGTCGCCGTCACCGCCCGCATCCTGGGCTACCGGCCCGCGCTCAGCTCGCAAGCCGACGACGACCCGAACCGGAAAGCCCGGCTGGAAATCCTCAAGCGCTGTCTGGACGAGGCCCGGAACTGGAAGTTCGACGACAAGGAGCGCCCGAAAATCAGCATCGCCATCGACGGCGACTTCGCGGACCGCTCGACCCTCCACGGCCGGGTCAAGTTCAACGCCACCAACGTCGAACGCGGCGGCCACACGCTGCAAAAGGTTTCCGCGGACGCGGAATGGACCGGCACCTTGTTGACGGTCACCTCGCTGAAAGCCTCCGACCGCCGTGGCGAACTGGAAGGCCGGGTCGACTACGACCTCGTCGGCCGGGAGGGCCGCTTCGGCCTCAGCTCCGGCCTGGACGTACCACGGCTCCTGCGGTCGTGGTTTGGCGTGAGCTCGATCCGCGACGTGACCTTCGCGGGCGAGCAGCGGGTAGAGGGCAACGGCACTTTCAAACTCGTGGACGACGGTCCTCCGGAAGTGAAAGTCACCGGCTCCACCGCTTGCAAGGCGCTGATGATCCGCGGCGTCGCCTTCGATTCGTTCGCCAGCGACTTCTCATGGAGCAAGGGCAACCTCTTCATGCGCGACATCAAGGTGATGCGGCGCGACGGCCAACTCACCGGCAAGATGTTGCTCCAGGACAAATACATCCGCGTGGCGATGCGGACCAATTTCCCCTTCGCGGTGGCGAGGCCGTTCTTCGTGGGCCAGCCCTTCGGCCGGGTGCTCAATGACTTCGCCGAGAACGATCACACCAAGCTGGATGCGAACCTGGAATTCGGCTGGGACCTCGAAAACCCCATGTCGTGGGTCGTTTCCGGACACGGCAAGGTCGAGAATTGCACCTATCGCGGAACCCCTTTCCTATTGGCGGAAACCGACCTGGATCTAAGCCACAGCCAATTGGATTTCCAGAATGGATCGGTCATTTTCGACTACCGGAACTACGCTCTCCAACATGCCCATGATGGAGCGCGCACCGGGGCACTGAAGGTGAGGCAGGTCCGCTACGACAGCGACGCGGACACCGTGGCGATCTCGAACGTCGATGGCAATTTCTGGCCCGCCCCATTGGTCCGCATGTTCGCCCGCGGCATCGCCGAGGACCTGGAGCAATACCGCTTCCACCAGCCGCCCAACCTCCAGTGCTCGGGGCTGGTCGACACCGTCGGCAAGGGCCGCACCGACCTGAAGATCGCTTTCAAAACCAACGCCCCCGCGAACTACGAGTTCATCGGCAAGGACCTGCTGCTGGAGTCCCCCTCGGCCAATGTTCGTATCCAGAACGAGAAGGTGGTGGTGGACAATCTCGCCTTCCGCACCTTCGGCGGACCGGTGGCCGGCACCATCACCCGGATGCCCGGCCGGGAAGCGGGACTGAGCGGCGAATTCAGTTGGACGAAGCTCTCCTTCAACGACGTCGGCGCCCTCTACGGCTTCGATCCAAAGGGAGGCGGGCTGCTCACGGGACGCCTCGAGTTCACCTGCGGCACGAACGGCGTCGAGCATCTCAACGGGCGGGGCTTGATTGGCCTGGAAAAAGGCGAACTCTTCTCGGTGCCGATCTTCGGCCCGCTCTCCCCGCTCATCTCCGGCATTTTAGGTGGCCGGGTTGGCTTCCAAAAGGCCACGGGGGCCTTCTGCACCTTCACCATCCGCGATGGTGTCATGCGCACCAATGACTTCCGGACCGGCACCTCCTCGCTGGCTTTCAGCGGGGATGCCCGGATCGACCTGGACAAGGTCACCCTCGACATGACCATGCGCATGAACGCGCGCGGTCTGCTGGGCGTGCTCACCCTGCCGCTCCGGCCATTTTACGGCCTGTTCCAATTCCACGGCAGCGGCCCGCTCAAGAACCCCGAGTGGCGGAATGTAATGTTCACGTCACCTCCAGAGGATCAAAAGGACGCGCTGATGAATCCACCCAAAGCCACCATCATCCAGGAGCCAGAACGGTTGGAAAAGCGGTGA
- a CDS encoding phage holin family protein — protein sequence MNDDSPEPSSGAPGEAPPANWREAVADLVSARVALIELEAREAARGAGRKGVLAAILGGAAFFTWALVLAGVIPLLAAAFGVAWGWIALGLALLHAIVAGIALTMLRKPEPPAFSLTRSEFQRDREWFKNL from the coding sequence ATGAACGACGACTCACCGGAACCGTCCAGCGGTGCCCCGGGCGAAGCGCCTCCTGCCAATTGGCGGGAGGCGGTCGCTGATCTCGTATCCGCACGGGTCGCCCTGATCGAACTGGAAGCACGCGAGGCCGCGCGCGGCGCGGGGCGGAAGGGCGTGCTCGCCGCCATCCTCGGAGGCGCGGCCTTTTTCACTTGGGCGCTCGTTCTCGCCGGGGTGATTCCGCTGCTGGCCGCGGCCTTTGGGGTCGCCTGGGGCTGGATTGCCCTCGGACTGGCGCTGCTCCACGCCATCGTCGCTGGCATCGCGCTGACAATGCTCCGCAAGCCGGAACCACCCGCGTTCTCGCTCACCCGCTCCGAATTCCAACGCGACCGCGAATGGTTCAAAAACCTGTGA
- a CDS encoding type IV pilus twitching motility protein PilT: MSAHQVLDHVDQYLQLGREYDCSDIHLPTAYPPAWRRFGQLSPIWEDHQPLTAEDTERLARSFLGDREWNRLQDKGDVDFAYANSHGRYRASVVKQRLGYDMVFRIINTKIRAIEEIGLPLDHLIPLTRYQNGLILVTGSVGSGKSTTLAALVDFINRDRDDHILTLEDPIEYVFESKGCHINQREVHLHTDSFAKALRGALREDPDVIMVGEMRDLETIQLALTAAETGHLVLGTLHTGNAPRTLDRVLDVFPTDQRDQIRIMVSESLRGILSQQLVPRADGTGRCLALELLVNTPAVSNCIREGKTFMLPGVMQTGKNVGMITMDESLRKLYIQGLISREELLYRSEDKNQMKAFLQS, from the coding sequence ATGTCCGCCCATCAGGTGCTCGACCACGTCGACCAGTATCTTCAACTCGGTCGTGAATACGACTGCTCGGATATCCATCTGCCCACCGCCTATCCGCCGGCATGGCGCCGCTTCGGCCAGCTTTCCCCGATCTGGGAGGACCATCAGCCGCTGACGGCGGAGGACACCGAGCGCCTCGCCCGTTCCTTCCTCGGCGACCGCGAGTGGAACCGCCTCCAGGACAAGGGTGACGTCGACTTCGCCTACGCCAACAGCCACGGCCGCTACCGCGCCTCCGTGGTAAAGCAGCGCCTCGGCTACGACATGGTGTTCCGCATCATCAACACCAAGATCCGCGCCATCGAGGAAATCGGCCTGCCGCTGGACCACTTGATTCCCCTCACCCGCTATCAGAACGGCCTGATCCTCGTGACCGGTTCCGTGGGTTCCGGCAAGTCCACCACCCTCGCCGCGCTGGTCGATTTCATCAACCGCGACCGCGACGACCACATCCTCACGCTGGAAGACCCGATCGAATACGTCTTCGAATCGAAGGGCTGCCACATCAACCAGCGCGAGGTCCATCTCCACACCGACTCCTTCGCCAAGGCCCTGCGCGGCGCTCTCCGTGAGGATCCGGACGTGATCATGGTCGGTGAAATGCGCGACCTTGAAACCATCCAGCTCGCGCTGACCGCCGCGGAAACCGGCCACTTGGTGCTCGGCACCCTGCACACCGGCAACGCTCCGCGAACCCTGGACCGCGTGCTCGACGTGTTCCCCACCGACCAGCGCGACCAGATCCGCATCATGGTGTCGGAATCCCTGCGCGGCATCCTTTCCCAGCAGCTCGTCCCGCGCGCCGATGGCACCGGCCGCTGCCTGGCGCTGGAGCTCCTCGTCAATACCCCGGCCGTTTCGAACTGCATCCGCGAGGGCAAGACCTTCATGCTCCCCGGCGTCATGCAGACCGGCAAGAACGTCGGCATGATCACCATGGATGAATCGCTCCGGAAACTCTACATCCAGGGCCTGATCTCCCGTGAGGAACTCCTCTACCGCAGCGAGGACAAGAACCAGATGAAGGCCTTCCTCCAGTCCTGA
- a CDS encoding type IV pilus twitching motility protein PilT: MAQIDALFRYLVENRGSDLHLTEGQPPKTRVHGAVVAIPDQPVLQGESFKNLLAEICDPKAFERYLETGDLDFAYAMDEQSRFRCNYLKQSHGLAAVFRLIPTEIASLESLGVPEVVKEFGHMRSGLVLVTGPTGSGKSTTLAALLDYINSNFNRHIITVEEPIEFVHRNKKSIITQREVPIQTPSFADGLRAALREDSDIVLVGEMRDLETISLALTAAETGLLVFGTLHTNNARKTVDRIIDVFPADQQSQVRTMLAASLRGVLAQLLCKRVDKPGRTAVHEILFATPAVSAIIREGQTQKLYDVITGGKGEGMQFMDESIWSKLREGMISPEEAYMKAIDKTRFKKFLPAELANLGEASGESPMGH, translated from the coding sequence ATGGCTCAGATTGACGCCCTTTTCCGCTATCTCGTCGAGAACCGCGGCTCCGACCTCCACCTTACCGAAGGCCAGCCGCCGAAAACCCGCGTCCACGGCGCGGTGGTGGCCATCCCGGACCAACCCGTCCTCCAAGGCGAGTCGTTCAAGAACCTCCTCGCCGAGATCTGCGATCCCAAGGCTTTCGAACGCTACCTCGAAACCGGTGACCTCGACTTCGCCTACGCGATGGACGAGCAGTCCCGCTTCCGCTGCAACTACCTGAAGCAGAGCCACGGCCTCGCCGCCGTGTTCCGTCTCATCCCCACCGAGATCGCCTCGCTGGAATCCCTCGGCGTGCCGGAGGTGGTGAAGGAGTTCGGTCACATGCGCTCCGGCCTGGTGCTGGTGACCGGCCCGACCGGCTCCGGCAAGTCCACCACCCTCGCGGCCTTGCTGGACTACATCAACAGCAACTTCAACCGCCACATCATCACGGTCGAGGAGCCGATCGAGTTTGTGCACCGCAACAAGAAGTCGATCATCACCCAGCGCGAGGTGCCGATCCAGACCCCTTCGTTCGCGGACGGCCTGCGTGCCGCCCTGCGCGAGGACTCGGACATCGTGCTCGTCGGTGAGATGCGCGACCTCGAGACCATTTCGCTGGCCCTCACCGCCGCCGAAACCGGCCTGCTCGTCTTCGGCACCCTGCACACCAACAACGCCCGCAAGACCGTCGACCGTATCATCGACGTGTTCCCGGCCGACCAGCAGTCTCAGGTCCGCACCATGCTCGCGGCCTCGCTGCGCGGCGTGCTCGCCCAGCTCCTGTGCAAGCGGGTCGACAAACCAGGCCGCACCGCGGTGCACGAGATCCTCTTCGCCACCCCGGCGGTGTCCGCGATCATCCGCGAAGGCCAGACCCAGAAGCTCTACGACGTCATCACTGGCGGCAAGGGCGAGGGCATGCAGTTCATGGACGAATCGATCTGGAGCAAGCTCCGCGAAGGCATGATCTCGCCGGAAGAGGCCTACATGAAGGCGATCGACAAGACCCGCTTCAAGAAGTTCCTCCCGGCCGAACTCGCCAACCTCGGCGAGGCCTCGGGCGAGAGCCCGATGGGCCACTGA